A genome region from Archaeoglobus fulgidus DSM 4304 includes the following:
- a CDS encoding long-chain fatty acid--CoA ligase, producing MRFVRGFPSTMMDEYQLNITNILRHAATNFPEREVVSRNLDGSLFRYSYGEAYERVSRLANVLEELGVDVGDRVGVLSWNTHRFFELFFAIPGIGAVLLEMNLRLHPREIAYVANHSGAKVIFVDESLLPIAEAIAPSIGVEKYVVMTDGETPETKLPEVYSYEELLRKASKDYDFPMVDETSAYAACYTSGTTGNPKGVYYSHRSMVLHSLIAAIGMGLRPEDAYMQLVPMFHANGWGVFFAATLAGSKLVFPGRYAVDNLAPVVELMQSEKVTATAGAPAIFLPMLNYLQKVEPKPKFNIRAWSGATEPPLAVMKGLKEFGIEIIHAYGATETSPLVCYNYVKPELREKLNEEELWELKRKQGIPVFGVEVMLVDEEGNRLPHDGKTIGELCIRGHWITGSYYKDARTFESFIDDGLLKWWKSGDAATIDEWGYIKIVDRFKDLIKSGGEWISSVDLENHLMAHPKVFEACVVGIPHPKWEERPLAFVVPKPEFKDSITKEELYEHLKQRFAKWQLPDDIIITDEIPKTSVGKFSKRTLREQYKDYYTK from the coding sequence ATGCGTTTTGTAAGAGGTTTTCCGTCGACAATGATGGATGAATACCAGCTGAACATTACAAACATACTGAGACATGCGGCCACGAATTTTCCAGAGAGGGAGGTTGTTTCGAGAAACCTGGATGGGAGCCTGTTCAGATACAGCTATGGCGAGGCTTACGAGAGAGTTTCAAGACTGGCCAACGTCCTCGAAGAGCTTGGGGTCGATGTTGGAGATAGAGTGGGAGTTCTGAGCTGGAACACTCACAGATTCTTTGAGCTCTTCTTTGCCATTCCCGGGATCGGAGCAGTCCTTCTGGAGATGAACCTGAGGCTGCATCCGAGGGAGATTGCCTATGTTGCAAACCACAGCGGTGCGAAGGTGATATTCGTTGATGAATCCTTGCTTCCAATTGCCGAAGCTATAGCCCCGTCTATAGGTGTGGAGAAGTATGTGGTCATGACCGACGGGGAAACTCCGGAGACGAAGCTTCCGGAAGTTTACAGCTATGAAGAACTTTTGAGAAAAGCAAGTAAGGACTACGATTTCCCGATGGTGGATGAAACTTCTGCCTACGCAGCCTGCTACACATCCGGCACAACCGGAAATCCGAAGGGAGTTTACTACTCCCACCGCTCGATGGTGCTCCACTCACTAATAGCGGCAATCGGAATGGGTTTAAGGCCCGAAGACGCTTACATGCAGCTTGTTCCGATGTTCCACGCAAATGGGTGGGGTGTTTTCTTCGCTGCAACACTGGCAGGGAGCAAGCTCGTCTTCCCTGGGAGATATGCTGTAGACAACCTTGCTCCGGTGGTTGAACTGATGCAGAGCGAAAAGGTTACAGCAACAGCTGGAGCTCCTGCCATTTTCCTTCCCATGCTAAACTACCTCCAGAAGGTCGAGCCAAAGCCGAAGTTCAACATAAGGGCGTGGAGCGGCGCAACTGAGCCACCGCTTGCAGTGATGAAGGGATTGAAAGAATTCGGCATTGAAATAATTCATGCTTATGGGGCAACCGAAACATCCCCGCTCGTGTGCTACAACTACGTAAAACCGGAGCTGAGGGAAAAACTGAACGAAGAGGAGTTGTGGGAGCTCAAGAGGAAGCAGGGAATCCCCGTGTTTGGCGTGGAGGTCATGCTGGTTGACGAGGAGGGGAACAGACTTCCACACGATGGCAAGACGATTGGCGAACTCTGCATCAGGGGGCACTGGATTACGGGAAGCTACTACAAGGATGCAAGAACGTTCGAGTCGTTCATCGATGACGGGCTGTTAAAGTGGTGGAAGAGCGGTGATGCCGCAACCATCGACGAGTGGGGATACATCAAGATTGTAGACAGGTTCAAAGATCTAATAAAGAGCGGTGGAGAGTGGATAAGCAGCGTTGACCTTGAGAACCACCTTATGGCTCATCCAAAGGTATTTGAGGCGTGCGTTGTGGGCATTCCCCACCCCAAGTGGGAGGAGAGACCTCTAGCGTTTGTCGTTCCAAAGCCTGAATTCAAGGACAGCATAACAAAGGAAGAGCTGTACGAGCATTTAAAACAGAGATTTGCAAAGTGGCAGTTACCAGATGACATCATCATAACTGACGAGATACCAAAAACAAGCGTAGGAAAGTTCAGCAAACGGACGCTGAGGGAACAGTACAAGGATTACTATACTAAATAA
- a CDS encoding bifunctional L-myo-inositol-1-phosphate cytidylyltransferase/CDP-L-myo-inositol myo-inositolphosphotransferase: MKAVILAAGLGTRLGGVPKPLVRVGGCEIILRTMKLLSPHVSEFIIVASRYADDIDAFLKDKGFNYKIVRHDRPEKGNGYSLLVAKNHVEDRFILTMGDHVYSQQFIEKAVRGEGVIADREPRFVDIGEATKIRVEDGRVAKIGKDLREFDCVDTGFFVLDDSIFEHAEKLRDREEIPLSEIVKLARLPVTYVDGELWMDVDTKEDVRRANRALVSAAVKGSGDGFISRKINRKISTRISAAIVNKVNPNQMTLISFLVGAFSALASFFSIPLAGLLYQFSSILDGCDGEIARASLKMSKKGGYVDSILDRFVDFLFLAIIALLYPKTATVAMFAIFGSVMVSYTSEKYKAEFGESIFGKFRVLNYIPGKRDERIFLIMIFCLLSAISLQWIFWMFLFVAAISLTRVVVTLLAVLVSK, translated from the coding sequence ATGAAGGCGGTTATACTTGCCGCTGGATTGGGCACGAGGCTTGGTGGTGTTCCAAAGCCTTTGGTCAGAGTTGGTGGCTGTGAAATAATTTTAAGAACCATGAAGCTCCTCTCCCCCCACGTTTCGGAGTTCATAATCGTGGCAAGTCGCTACGCTGATGACATCGACGCGTTTTTGAAGGATAAGGGTTTCAATTACAAGATAGTCAGGCATGACAGGCCCGAGAAGGGAAACGGCTACTCCCTGCTTGTTGCCAAAAACCATGTAGAGGACAGGTTCATTCTGACCATGGGCGACCACGTGTACAGCCAGCAGTTCATCGAAAAGGCTGTGAGGGGGGAAGGGGTTATAGCGGACAGAGAGCCGAGGTTTGTCGACATTGGGGAGGCCACGAAGATTAGAGTGGAGGACGGCAGAGTGGCGAAGATCGGCAAAGATTTGAGGGAGTTTGACTGCGTTGACACTGGATTTTTCGTCCTGGATGATTCAATCTTCGAGCATGCTGAAAAGCTCAGAGACAGGGAGGAGATACCGCTGAGCGAGATTGTTAAACTCGCCAGACTGCCTGTAACTTACGTTGATGGGGAGCTATGGATGGATGTGGACACAAAGGAGGACGTTAGGAGGGCTAATAGAGCCTTGGTGTCTGCTGCAGTCAAGGGCTCCGGGGACGGGTTTATTTCAAGGAAAATCAACAGGAAAATCTCGACGAGAATTTCGGCAGCCATCGTTAATAAAGTCAACCCCAACCAGATGACTCTTATCTCTTTCCTTGTCGGAGCTTTTTCCGCCTTAGCAAGCTTTTTTTCGATTCCCTTAGCAGGCCTGCTGTACCAGTTCTCCTCAATTCTCGACGGGTGTGATGGGGAGATAGCAAGAGCCTCACTGAAAATGTCCAAAAAAGGCGGGTATGTTGATTCAATTCTGGACAGGTTCGTCGATTTCCTTTTTCTCGCAATAATCGCTCTCCTGTATCCAAAAACGGCAACCGTAGCTATGTTTGCGATCTTCGGGAGTGTGATGGTCAGCTACACCTCCGAGAAGTACAAGGCGGAGTTCGGAGAGAGCATATTCGGAAAGTTTCGCGTGCTGAACTACATTCCCGGAAAAAGGGATGAGAGGATTTTTCTGATCATGATTTTCTGCCTGCTTTCCGCGATTAGCCTGCAGTGGATATTCTGGATGTTTTTGTTTGTAGCAGCTATCAGCCTTACCAGAGTTGTGGTTACTTTACTTGCTGTTTTGGTTTCTAAATAA
- the fen gene encoding flap endonuclease-1, which translates to MGADIGDLFEREEVELEYFSGKKIAVDAFNTLYQFISIIRQPDGTPLKDSQGRITSHLSGILYRVSNMVEVGIRPVFVFDGEPPEFKKAEIEERKKRRAEAEEMWIAALQAGDKDAKKYAQAAGRVDEYIVDSAKTLLSYMGIPFVDAPSEGEAQAAYMAAKGDVEYTGSQDYDSLLFGSPRLARNLAITGKRKLPGKNVYVDVKPEIIILESNLKRLGLTREQLIDIAILVGTDYNEGVKGVGVKKALNYIKTYGDIFRALKALKVNIDHVEEIRNFFLNPPVTDDYRIEFREPDFEKAIEFLCEEHDFSRERVEKALEKLKALKSTQATLERWF; encoded by the coding sequence ATGGGTGCGGATATTGGTGACCTCTTTGAGAGGGAAGAGGTCGAGCTTGAGTACTTCTCAGGAAAGAAAATTGCCGTTGATGCTTTCAACACGCTATACCAGTTCATCTCGATAATAAGGCAGCCTGACGGTACGCCGTTAAAGGACTCACAGGGCAGAATCACCTCTCACCTTTCCGGAATCCTATACAGAGTCTCCAACATGGTCGAGGTGGGAATCAGGCCGGTGTTTGTATTCGACGGAGAGCCACCGGAGTTCAAGAAGGCTGAAATTGAGGAGAGGAAAAAGAGAAGGGCTGAGGCAGAGGAGATGTGGATTGCGGCTTTGCAGGCAGGAGATAAGGACGCGAAAAAGTATGCTCAGGCTGCAGGGAGGGTTGACGAGTACATTGTTGACTCCGCAAAGACGCTTTTAAGTTACATGGGGATTCCCTTTGTCGATGCCCCGTCTGAAGGAGAGGCGCAGGCTGCTTACATGGCAGCAAAAGGCGATGTGGAGTACACAGGAAGCCAGGATTACGATTCTCTGCTCTTCGGAAGCCCGAGACTCGCCAGAAATCTCGCAATAACGGGAAAAAGGAAGCTTCCCGGCAAAAATGTCTATGTGGATGTAAAGCCGGAGATAATAATTCTGGAAAGCAACCTCAAAAGGCTGGGTTTGACGAGGGAGCAGCTCATCGACATAGCGATTCTGGTCGGGACGGACTACAATGAGGGTGTGAAGGGTGTCGGCGTCAAGAAGGCTTTGAACTACATCAAGACCTACGGAGATATTTTCAGGGCACTCAAGGCTCTGAAAGTAAATATTGACCACGTAGAGGAGATAAGGAATTTCTTCCTGAATCCTCCTGTGACTGACGACTACAGAATAGAGTTCAGGGAGCCTGACTTTGAGAAGGCCATCGAGTTCCTGTGCGAGGAGCACGACTTCAGCAGGGAGAGGGTCGAGAAGGCCTTGGAGAAGCTCAAAGCTCTGAAGTCAACCCAGGCCACGCTTGAGAGGTGGTTCTGA
- a CDS encoding MogA/MoaB family molybdenum cofactor biosynthesis protein, translating into MHEKDVSYEVAVITVSTSRYERHGEVRGVEKIPEDDASGKLLVENFNASQYFLVPDDVMRIQKAVLEALVRADVCLITGGTGLNPRDVTIEAVEPLFTKKIEGFGELFRMLSYQEVGYSAILSRATAGLVNDKAVFCLPGSSKAVRLAAEIIKGSLKHILSHAKGMS; encoded by the coding sequence ATGCACGAAAAGGATGTCAGCTACGAGGTGGCGGTGATAACGGTTTCCACAAGCCGATATGAGAGACACGGGGAGGTGAGGGGCGTTGAGAAAATCCCGGAAGATGATGCTTCCGGGAAGCTGCTCGTGGAGAACTTCAACGCTTCCCAGTATTTCCTCGTTCCCGATGACGTAATGCGAATTCAGAAGGCTGTTCTGGAAGCCCTTGTGAGAGCCGACGTCTGCCTGATAACCGGAGGGACGGGATTGAATCCGAGAGACGTGACAATCGAGGCCGTAGAGCCGCTGTTTACCAAAAAAATTGAGGGTTTTGGGGAGCTTTTCAGGATGCTTAGCTACCAAGAAGTCGGCTACTCGGCAATTCTTTCGAGAGCAACAGCGGGTCTTGTAAATGACAAGGCAGTCTTCTGCCTGCCGGGCTCAAGCAAGGCCGTAAGGCTTGCAGCAGAGATAATTAAAGGCTCCTTGAAGCACATTCTGAGCCACGCTAAGGGGATGAGCTGA
- a CDS encoding DMT family transporter, translated as MKKWIVLALTVTFWGLAFTAIKYSVRFLSPIAIASLRFAIANTLFAVIIILGKRIKWKDLPKVFALGIFGVSVYHVFLNLGEVYISSGVASVVISLAPIFVLILSAIFLRERITYSKVVGIIIAFLGVVVISEPSYANIYGIALVMVSTVAAAIYTTFGKSLLSKYNPITLTSNAMVLGSIPLYPFLPDSIRSLGGDLNLIGSIVFLGIFSTFFGYLGWYYFLEKEEASRASVFLLAIPVVSLLAGNILLAEPLTLRTVAGSGLVLLGIYIVVRKR; from the coding sequence ATGAAGAAGTGGATCGTTCTTGCTTTAACCGTAACATTCTGGGGATTAGCCTTTACGGCCATAAAGTACTCCGTAAGGTTTCTGTCCCCAATCGCGATTGCTTCATTAAGGTTTGCCATCGCCAATACACTCTTTGCCGTGATTATTATTTTAGGAAAGAGAATAAAATGGAAGGACTTGCCGAAGGTGTTTGCTCTGGGCATTTTCGGCGTGTCCGTTTACCACGTCTTCCTGAACCTCGGTGAGGTTTACATTTCGTCGGGAGTTGCGAGCGTCGTGATTTCTCTCGCCCCAATTTTCGTCCTTATCCTTTCCGCGATTTTTCTAAGGGAGAGGATAACGTACAGCAAGGTTGTTGGGATAATCATTGCCTTCCTCGGTGTTGTGGTGATATCAGAGCCTTCCTACGCCAACATTTACGGAATAGCGCTCGTAATGGTAAGCACTGTCGCTGCGGCAATCTACACTACATTCGGAAAGAGTCTGCTTTCGAAGTACAACCCTATAACGCTGACAAGCAACGCGATGGTTCTCGGCTCAATCCCGCTTTATCCCTTCCTTCCCGACTCGATTCGCTCTCTGGGCGGAGACCTCAACCTCATCGGCTCTATAGTATTCCTTGGGATATTCTCCACCTTTTTCGGCTACCTCGGGTGGTACTACTTCCTCGAAAAGGAGGAGGCTTCAAGAGCGTCGGTATTCCTTCTCGCCATTCCCGTCGTGTCGCTGCTCGCAGGCAACATTTTGCTTGCCGAGCCCCTCACGCTCAGAACCGTTGCAGGCTCTGGCCTCGTGCTGCTGGGAATTTACATCGTCGTCAGAAAAAGATAA
- a CDS encoding C45 family autoproteolytic acyltransferase/hydolase translates to MKYLLLALLLCLAVGTAGGFKIVKTCEKDPRGYIADLGNGKYLMHLEGSPYEMGYQHGCLKGAEVQSMTKEFVKSVLAGYDIPEDLIPGLLKLGKEVAKGNEKYVPSEFREEMRGIADGARDAGYDVDYDDVLLLNMGFDVILSIAYPIATPIVAWQDKKGVACDGFVAMDDATSDGRVLMGRSFMFNPEVFHEVALLIEQYPDRGHRFVSVSAPGFVGVTAAMSSAGIAIGMDMVPAMDTKPFVSGMGCLLTARQVVQYADELSDAVNMVKGSKRGVPWLYIVGDGKGREKGGAVLEVSADKFAVRYMDYRYPEWAESLDFPKQIEDKDDLVVVANHYIVPEMYSTISYAVKDSLWRYETLTGLILDSYGSIDVEKGKELIDYLHPPNYGYYGEDENVPVAATRTLFDLSNLELWSLYGMYTDPWAHWELTTEYQPAGLDKAWKDTEGDVAGPSWKPINYGAPIIDKEKMLDSADLQKLSEADGNYVEQCVKAYAGNPNYATIHLRFNVQSSANIMLTVADQNDGLEIYAWNYNTNDWQKVYDRIYPSGFTTLRLSLGSEFVNNRKADLVLISEAKWKFGMIYDKACVAVDAAAVT, encoded by the coding sequence ATGAAGTACTTGCTGTTAGCTCTGCTTCTGTGCCTGGCAGTGGGGACTGCCGGTGGGTTTAAGATTGTGAAAACATGCGAAAAGGACCCCAGAGGCTACATCGCAGACCTTGGAAACGGCAAATACCTGATGCACCTCGAGGGCTCACCCTACGAGATGGGATACCAGCACGGCTGCCTTAAAGGGGCTGAGGTTCAGAGTATGACCAAGGAGTTCGTTAAATCTGTGCTTGCCGGTTACGACATTCCGGAAGATTTGATTCCGGGTCTCTTGAAGCTGGGTAAGGAGGTTGCAAAGGGGAATGAGAAGTATGTCCCTTCAGAGTTCAGAGAGGAGATGAGAGGGATTGCAGACGGAGCGAGAGACGCTGGCTACGATGTGGATTACGATGATGTTCTGTTGCTAAACATGGGTTTCGACGTCATACTGAGCATCGCCTATCCGATAGCCACTCCCATCGTTGCATGGCAGGATAAGAAAGGCGTTGCCTGCGATGGGTTCGTGGCGATGGATGATGCCACCTCCGACGGCAGAGTGCTGATGGGCAGGAGCTTCATGTTCAACCCCGAGGTCTTCCACGAGGTTGCACTGCTGATAGAGCAGTACCCCGATAGAGGTCACAGATTCGTGAGCGTATCCGCACCTGGCTTCGTTGGTGTGACTGCGGCAATGAGCTCCGCGGGGATAGCCATAGGCATGGACATGGTTCCTGCAATGGACACAAAGCCATTCGTTTCCGGAATGGGGTGCTTGCTCACCGCGAGACAGGTTGTGCAGTATGCCGATGAGCTAAGCGATGCTGTGAACATGGTTAAGGGTTCAAAGAGGGGCGTACCGTGGCTTTACATTGTCGGAGATGGAAAGGGTAGAGAGAAGGGTGGAGCGGTGCTTGAAGTTTCTGCAGACAAGTTTGCAGTGAGATACATGGACTACCGCTACCCCGAATGGGCCGAGTCACTCGATTTTCCAAAGCAGATTGAGGACAAGGACGATTTGGTTGTCGTGGCAAACCACTACATAGTTCCGGAGATGTACTCGACCATAAGCTACGCCGTTAAGGACTCGCTCTGGAGGTACGAGACTTTAACAGGACTAATTCTGGACAGTTACGGCAGCATAGACGTCGAAAAGGGGAAGGAGCTAATTGACTACCTCCACCCACCGAACTACGGTTACTACGGAGAGGACGAAAACGTGCCAGTTGCTGCAACAAGAACTCTGTTCGACTTGTCCAACCTAGAGTTGTGGAGCCTTTACGGAATGTACACAGACCCATGGGCTCACTGGGAGCTTACAACAGAATACCAGCCAGCTGGCCTCGATAAGGCGTGGAAGGACACCGAAGGAGATGTTGCTGGTCCCTCCTGGAAGCCGATCAACTACGGGGCGCCCATAATCGACAAGGAAAAGATGCTCGATTCCGCTGATCTCCAGAAGCTTTCTGAAGCGGACGGCAACTACGTTGAGCAGTGCGTTAAGGCATACGCTGGGAATCCGAACTATGCTACCATCCACCTCAGATTCAATGTGCAGAGTTCTGCGAACATCATGCTAACCGTTGCCGACCAGAACGATGGTCTTGAAATCTACGCTTGGAACTACAACACCAACGACTGGCAGAAGGTTTACGACAGAATCTATCCATCCGGCTTCACCACCCTGCGTCTTTCGCTTGGCAGCGAATTTGTAAACAACAGGAAAGCAGACCTGGTTCTGATTTCAGAGGCCAAATGGAAGTTCGGCATGATATACGACAAGGCCTGCGTGGCTGTAGATGCTGCTGCGGTTACCTAA
- a CDS encoding peroxiredoxin, giving the protein MKLPEAFKGKWFVLFSHPADFTPVCTTEFVAFQNRYDEFRKLNCELIGLSIDQVFSHIKWIEWIKEKLDIEIEFPVIADDTGRVAEMLGLIHPAKGTNTVRAVFIVDPEAVIRAVIYYPQELGRNMDEILRAVKALQVSDQNGVAMPANWPNNELVGDAVIIPPPISEAEAKERLEKAKAGDISCYDWWFCYKKI; this is encoded by the coding sequence ATGAAGCTGCCGGAAGCCTTTAAAGGGAAGTGGTTCGTTCTGTTCAGCCACCCTGCAGACTTCACTCCAGTCTGCACAACCGAGTTTGTGGCTTTTCAGAATAGATACGACGAGTTCAGGAAGCTTAACTGCGAGCTGATTGGCCTTAGCATCGACCAGGTGTTCTCGCACATTAAATGGATAGAGTGGATTAAGGAAAAGCTCGACATCGAAATCGAGTTCCCCGTGATTGCCGACGATACGGGCAGAGTCGCTGAGATGCTCGGTTTGATTCATCCAGCCAAGGGAACGAACACAGTAAGGGCGGTTTTCATCGTTGATCCAGAGGCGGTTATCAGGGCAGTAATCTACTACCCGCAGGAGCTGGGAAGAAACATGGACGAAATCCTTAGGGCTGTGAAGGCTTTGCAGGTCAGCGACCAGAACGGTGTTGCGATGCCTGCCAACTGGCCCAACAATGAGCTTGTTGGTGATGCTGTGATTATTCCCCCACCAATCAGCGAAGCTGAGGCAAAAGAGAGGCTTGAAAAGGCTAAGGCTGGAGATATCAGCTGCTACGACTGGTGGTTCTGCTACAAGAAGATTTGA